The following proteins come from a genomic window of Paludisphaera rhizosphaerae:
- a CDS encoding DUF1559 domain-containing protein — protein sequence MSSRRGFTLIELLVVIAIIAVLIALLLPAVQSAREAARRAQCVNNLKQIGLAVHNFESANNEFPPGMGPAPLAAPSLGSGTRVGVQALILPYLEQASLYGTFNLQLEINSTGENDTARCQQIGAFLCPSDGKGFRSPGTRTYANSIGSWGQSNYYGSNGATASQIYNTVSTSFPYNETNSGTLGVFNVSLNVSAPAPTTAVPSPDFRKVTSKTTIASISDGTSNTAMFAEIRISNIPYPVTANIPGDYNTVYLPSSWTVPVDNYVPQAGCSGVPYNTRITYKGQQYYRGNIPELAYYNHTQTPNTKQMDCGDVTYFTSAHMAARSYHSGGVNVAFCDGSVKFIKDSISLTTWMALGTRAGGEVVSADAY from the coding sequence ATGTCCTCACGTCGCGGGTTCACGTTGATCGAACTGCTGGTGGTGATCGCCATCATCGCCGTTCTGATCGCCCTTCTGTTGCCCGCCGTTCAGTCGGCCCGCGAGGCCGCTCGCCGGGCGCAATGCGTCAACAACCTGAAGCAGATCGGGCTGGCGGTGCATAATTTCGAGAGCGCCAACAACGAGTTCCCGCCGGGGATGGGTCCGGCGCCGCTGGCGGCGCCGAGCCTGGGATCTGGTACGCGGGTTGGCGTGCAAGCCCTGATTCTGCCGTACCTGGAACAGGCGTCCCTGTACGGGACGTTCAACCTCCAGCTTGAAATCAATTCGACGGGCGAGAACGACACGGCCCGCTGCCAGCAGATCGGTGCGTTCCTCTGTCCTTCCGACGGCAAGGGCTTCCGCAGCCCCGGAACGCGGACGTACGCCAACAGCATCGGCAGTTGGGGCCAGAGCAACTATTACGGCAGCAACGGGGCGACGGCCTCACAGATCTACAATACGGTGAGCACGTCGTTCCCTTACAACGAGACCAACTCGGGGACCCTGGGGGTCTTCAACGTCTCGCTGAACGTCTCGGCGCCCGCGCCGACGACTGCGGTGCCCAGTCCGGATTTTCGCAAGGTGACGAGCAAGACGACGATCGCCTCGATCTCCGACGGCACCAGCAATACGGCGATGTTCGCGGAGATTCGGATCTCCAACATCCCCTACCCGGTGACGGCCAACATCCCCGGCGACTACAACACCGTGTATCTGCCGTCTTCGTGGACCGTCCCGGTCGACAATTACGTTCCCCAGGCGGGCTGCTCCGGAGTGCCGTACAACACCCGGATCACCTATAAGGGCCAGCAATACTATCGCGGCAACATCCCCGAACTGGCCTACTACAACCACACCCAGACGCCCAACACGAAGCAGATGGATTGCGGCGACGTGACCTACTTCACGTCGGCCCACATGGCGGCCCGGAGCTACCACTCCGGCGGCGTGAACGTGGCCTTCTGCGACGGCTCCGTGAAGTTCATCAAGGACTCGATCAGCCTGACGACCTGGATGGCGCTCGGAACCAGGGCCGGCGGCGAGGTCGTCTCGGCCGACGCCTATTGA